The following coding sequences lie in one Cyanobacterium sp. Dongsha4 genomic window:
- the dprA gene encoding DNA-processing protein DprA produces MSYEVNKIDLLAVKQIKGIGNKTIIDIINKYGDNWQGQTILHEILTKYYKTINKILNISQQEIDDAYNRARKLLIEHEEKDIHVITYLDSQFPDTLKTINNPPTVIYVKGNIDCIHPDNSIAIIGTRQASHYGKEVGYRIGKTLAEEGFVIVSGLALGCDTVGHKGCLKGGGKTIAVLAHGLQTIYPVENKKLAGEILESGGCLISEYPYGHPIYRNNFVERDRLQSALSKAIIVIETDVKGGTMHTVRFSLEQNKILACINHSLEHKNTQSRGNEKLIAEGKAIPITDKNDLNQLIEQIKLSQQTTQEIDNEKQLLITFEENQELAITPLTGIQLARRLGVSSSAISNNKKKGNQHLMKWSKDKDPEGMAWQYSEENKKYIVVS; encoded by the coding sequence ATGAGTTACGAAGTGAATAAAATAGATTTATTAGCCGTTAAACAAATCAAAGGAATAGGTAATAAAACAATAATAGATATTATCAATAAATATGGTGATAATTGGCAAGGACAGACAATATTACATGAGATATTAACAAAATATTATAAAACGATAAATAAAATATTAAATATTAGTCAACAAGAAATAGACGATGCTTATAATCGAGCTAGAAAATTATTAATAGAACATGAGGAAAAAGATATTCATGTAATTACTTATCTTGACTCTCAATTTCCTGATACTCTCAAAACAATTAATAATCCCCCCACTGTCATATATGTTAAGGGAAATATTGATTGTATTCACCCAGATAATTCTATAGCTATAATCGGTACAAGACAAGCTAGTCATTATGGTAAAGAAGTAGGATATAGAATAGGAAAAACACTGGCAGAAGAAGGTTTTGTTATTGTTAGTGGTTTAGCATTAGGATGTGATACAGTAGGTCATAAAGGATGTTTAAAAGGTGGTGGTAAAACCATTGCAGTATTAGCTCACGGATTGCAAACCATCTATCCAGTGGAAAATAAAAAACTAGCAGGGGAAATACTAGAGTCTGGTGGTTGTTTAATTAGCGAATACCCTTATGGACATCCAATATATCGTAATAATTTTGTGGAAAGAGACAGATTACAAAGTGCATTAAGTAAAGCAATAATAGTAATTGAAACAGATGTTAAAGGTGGCACTATGCACACCGTCAGATTTAGTTTAGAACAAAATAAAATTTTAGCCTGTATCAATCATTCATTAGAACATAAAAATACACAATCAAGAGGAAATGAAAAATTAATTGCCGAAGGAAAAGCAATTCCTATTACTGATAAAAATGATTTAAACCAATTAATAGAACAGATTAAATTATCGCAACAAACTACTCAAGAAATAGATAATGAAAAACAATTATTAATTACTTTTGAAGAAAATCAAGAATTAGCAATAACTCCATTAACAGGAATACAATTAGCCCGAAGATTAGGAGTATCTTCTTCAGCTATTAGTAACAATAAGAAGAAGGGAAATCAACATCTCATGAAATGGAGTAAAGATAAAGACCCAGAGGGAATGGCATGGCAATATTCAGAAGAAAATAAAAAATATATTGTAGTTTCATAA
- a CDS encoding HAD family hydrolase codes for MIKTVLFDLDQTLIDSRQAEIYRKNREWSKVYDLIPQLLPYNGINELLYNLKSNNLKIGIVTSSPKNYCLKVINYWMWHIDNVVAYHDTFYHKPHPEPLYKAIQQLSGEANSVIYIGDQEDDMIASSQAGILSVYATWGLTKVNQNTNADYIFTQVSQLSQFIFDLI; via the coding sequence ATGATCAAAACAGTTTTATTTGACCTTGACCAAACATTAATTGATTCTCGACAGGCAGAAATTTATCGTAAAAATAGAGAATGGTCTAAAGTGTATGATTTAATCCCCCAATTATTACCTTATAACGGTATCAATGAATTATTGTATAATTTAAAGTCAAATAATCTAAAAATAGGGATTGTGACCTCAAGTCCTAAAAATTATTGTTTAAAAGTAATTAATTATTGGATGTGGCATATAGATAATGTAGTTGCATATCATGACACATTTTATCATAAACCACATCCTGAGCCATTATATAAGGCTATACAACAATTATCAGGTGAGGCAAATTCTGTTATTTATATAGGAGATCAAGAAGATGATATGATTGCATCTAGTCAGGCAGGAATTTTATCTGTGTACGCCACATGGGGGTTAACAAAAGTCAATCAAAATACTAATGCAGATTACATTTTTACTCAAGTATCACAATTGTCGCAATTTATTTTTGATTTAATATAA
- a CDS encoding DUF2808 domain-containing protein, with translation MSIDKSSPSFVYAEEISFFRASPRLARTHTTFTLPNVISTYILEIEIPQNAINSLQKIVINQQTNMETIDFFPDQTKAFIINNNQQKINVKAINNLSDNKNELIIELEPSIPSGNTLKLEVKARNPLYGGIYQFGVTAYPQGNNPRSLYLGIARFHFDQPGGRF, from the coding sequence TTGTCTATAGATAAATCATCTCCTAGCTTTGTTTATGCTGAGGAAATTAGTTTTTTTCGTGCCTCTCCCCGTTTAGCAAGAACACATACTACCTTCACTTTACCTAATGTTATTTCAACCTATATTTTGGAAATTGAAATACCTCAAAATGCAATAAATTCCTTGCAAAAAATTGTTATTAATCAGCAAACAAATATGGAAACTATAGATTTTTTCCCAGACCAAACAAAGGCTTTTATCATTAATAATAATCAACAAAAAATTAATGTTAAAGCAATAAATAATCTTAGTGACAATAAAAATGAACTTATTATTGAATTAGAACCGAGTATTCCATCAGGAAATACACTAAAACTAGAAGTAAAAGCTCGTAATCCTCTTTATGGGGGTATTTATCAATTTGGTGTTACAGCATATCCTCAAGGGAATAATCCTCGTAGTTTATATCTGGGTATTGCAAGATTTCATTTTGACCAACCGGGGGGAAGATTTTAA
- a CDS encoding metal-dependent hydrolase — protein sequence MWKSKFPVPQITVMKSISHSLTGIIATSLLITSNPLYLAVASMVSLLPDCDTSTSTLGRIPPFSFIAKYIEQRYPHRSITHSFLITGIITLVTAPIALINPILWQTISLSYFVGWFGDVFTKSGVCAFYPSQARLVIPGNPRLRLSTNSSAEYWLIGFFTIILILSLYISNLGSITNTFNTILKLPSGAIEQIKQDISEYVLYAQIQGYNSITQERINDKFEVVELITANDFLGKDLEGNLYRIGNSQESNIIVSKMIIKKGKPSEQIIKEITIEDDDIIDYINYEDNGRTYVTGNLIIEDGEDLILPKRADIYNPITLQPSNDDRVFIKINSAPLNYCKQYLTDYSGTGTIIIRQVREQGTGNREQ from the coding sequence GTGTGGAAATCTAAATTCCCTGTTCCCCAAATAACAGTTATGAAAAGTATTAGTCATAGTCTTACAGGTATCATTGCCACATCGTTATTAATTACCTCTAACCCTCTATATCTTGCCGTTGCTTCTATGGTTTCTTTACTCCCCGATTGTGACACCTCCACCAGCACATTGGGACGAATACCACCATTTTCCTTTATTGCTAAATATATAGAACAAAGATACCCTCATAGAAGTATAACTCATTCATTTTTGATAACAGGGATAATAACTTTAGTGACAGCCCCCATAGCCTTAATAAACCCTATCCTCTGGCAAACAATTAGTTTATCTTACTTTGTTGGGTGGTTTGGGGATGTATTTACTAAGTCTGGGGTATGTGCTTTTTATCCCTCTCAAGCACGATTAGTTATACCCGGTAATCCTCGGTTAAGATTATCCACTAATTCCTCTGCTGAATATTGGTTAATTGGATTTTTTACTATTATACTTATCCTTTCTCTTTATATCTCGAATTTAGGCTCTATTACTAATACTTTTAATACTATTTTAAAGTTACCTTCAGGAGCTATAGAACAAATAAAACAGGATATTTCTGAGTATGTTTTATATGCTCAAATACAAGGGTATAATAGCATTACTCAAGAGAGAATTAATGATAAATTTGAAGTGGTAGAATTAATAACTGCTAATGATTTTTTAGGGAAAGATTTAGAGGGTAATTTATATAGAATTGGCAACTCTCAAGAATCTAATATTATAGTATCTAAAATGATTATCAAGAAAGGTAAACCAAGTGAACAAATAATTAAAGAAATTACCATAGAAGATGATGATATAATAGACTACATAAACTATGAAGATAACGGTAGAACTTATGTAACAGGTAACTTAATTATAGAAGATGGAGAAGATTTAATATTACCTAAAAGAGCAGATATTTATAACCCAATTACCCTACAACCATCTAATGATGATAGAGTATTTATTAAGATTAATTCTGCACCATTAAATTACTGTAAACAATATCTTACAGATTATAGTGGAACAGGTACAATTATTATTAGACAAGTGAGGGAACAGGGAACGGGGAACAGGGAACAGTGA
- a CDS encoding thermonuclease family protein gives MNINPLFLPFILLFFSFFIGLTGNREQRTGNSVLQGNGEQGTGNSVNIYSNYTVIPDSIYDGDTFRVFKDNTQLKIRFACVDAPEKAQPLGIPSRDYLRSLLQQYNYQVSLNITEIDRYGRSVAEVYLPNGQLVQELQVKVGMVYPYERYKDDCPTWGKVKKAGVIAKRNRIGVWAGNYEKPWDYRRKK, from the coding sequence ATGAATATTAATCCTTTATTCTTACCCTTTATCCTCCTCTTTTTCTCTTTCTTTATAGGCTTAACAGGGAATAGGGAACAGAGAACGGGCAACAGTGTTTTACAAGGGAACGGGGAACAGGGAACAGGGAACAGTGTAAATATTTACAGCAATTATACTGTTATTCCTGATTCTATTTATGATGGTGACACCTTCCGAGTTTTTAAGGATAATACTCAATTAAAGATTCGGTTTGCCTGTGTTGATGCTCCTGAAAAAGCCCAACCTTTAGGTATCCCTAGCAGAGATTATTTGCGATCGCTTCTTCAACAATATAATTATCAGGTATCCCTTAATATTACAGAAATAGATAGATACGGTAGGAGTGTAGCAGAGGTATATTTGCCTAATGGTCAGTTAGTACAGGAGTTACAGGTAAAAGTAGGAATGGTTTACCCTTATGAACGCTATAAAGATGATTGTCCGACATGGGGAAAAGTAAAAAAAGCAGGGGTAATCGCAAAGAGGAACAGAATAGGAGTATGGGCAGGTAATTACGAGAAACCGTGGGATTATAGAAGGAAGAAATAA
- a CDS encoding ATP-binding protein, with translation MNTPPVKLNIRREQETGNGQQGIKLGDNCYWNPETLPNQHIVTIGASGSGKTQTLKAIALNLYRHYPTVNIYIIDFHGDQQIDRERYIPLNMISEYGINPLIINPDPEGGGSNIQSLIVTNILKQTLNLGSVQEGKLLLILKELYLDAGIQQNDISTWSNSPPNFSHLEDKIKSLAESGDKDAQKLQLKLEPTFQYGIFSRPQLPLLSNGGILRLDLSKLPNYIGAIAGESFASQLMVSHKLMGDVEGTGNGEQGTGLRTFIFIDEAKEMPKKDYSAMSRIMADGRKFGLGLVVASQSERHLSPDVIGNSSTKIVLPVDQTEVKKVSSKFRFAEDKIANLHPLSALIRMGKDAIASSIIPYYLLREGGNYAEKL, from the coding sequence ATGAACACGCCACCAGTAAAATTAAATATTAGAAGGGAACAGGAAACGGGGAATGGGCAACAGGGAATAAAGTTAGGTGATAATTGTTACTGGAATCCTGAAACCTTACCTAATCAACATATTGTTACCATCGGAGCTTCTGGTTCTGGTAAAACTCAAACATTAAAGGCGATCGCACTTAATTTATATAGACATTATCCGACTGTAAATATTTACATAATTGATTTTCATGGAGACCAGCAGATAGACCGAGAGCGTTATATTCCCCTAAATATGATTAGTGAGTATGGTATTAATCCCTTAATTATCAATCCAGATCCAGAGGGTGGCGGTAGTAATATTCAATCATTAATTGTTACTAACATTCTCAAACAAACTCTTAATCTCGGTTCTGTACAGGAGGGTAAACTATTACTTATTCTCAAGGAATTATATTTAGATGCAGGTATTCAACAAAATGATATTTCTACATGGTCTAATTCTCCCCCTAATTTTTCTCATTTAGAGGATAAAATTAAATCTCTTGCTGAGTCTGGGGATAAAGATGCTCAGAAATTACAATTAAAGTTAGAACCTACTTTTCAATATGGTATTTTCTCCCGTCCTCAATTACCATTACTCTCTAACGGTGGTATTCTCCGCCTTGACCTCTCCAAATTACCTAATTATATTGGTGCTATAGCAGGTGAATCTTTTGCTTCGCAGTTAATGGTTTCTCATAAACTAATGGGTGATGTAGAGGGAACGGGGAACGGGGAACAGGGAACAGGGTTAAGGACATTTATTTTTATTGATGAAGCGAAGGAAATGCCTAAAAAAGATTACTCGGCTATGTCCAGAATTATGGCTGATGGTCGTAAATTTGGTTTAGGTTTGGTTGTTGCTTCTCAATCTGAACGTCATTTATCCCCTGATGTTATTGGTAATTCCTCCACTAAAATTGTTCTCCCCGTTGACCAAACTGAAGTTAAAAAAGTATCCTCTAAATTCCGTTTTGCCGAAGATAAAATTGCTAATCTCCATCCTCTCTCTGCTTTGATTAGAATGGGAAAAGATGCGATCGCATCCTCTATAATACCTTATTATTTATTAAGGGAAGGGGGAAATTATGCAGAGAAATTATAA
- a CDS encoding single-stranded DNA-binding protein: protein MINSVTIAGYIGKEPEMNIYGEAVKVTFSIAVNTVIKGEEKTSWIPVECWGNQASFVGNYLHSGSYVIVQGKLEQSVWETDEGEKKSRLFVYANHIESPKQGNREQGTGNGVKGGKKGK from the coding sequence ATGATTAATTCTGTGACAATAGCTGGTTATATAGGTAAAGAACCAGAGATGAATATCTACGGAGAAGCGGTAAAAGTTACCTTCTCAATAGCGGTAAATACGGTTATTAAAGGGGAGGAAAAAACATCATGGATACCCGTAGAATGTTGGGGTAATCAAGCATCTTTTGTGGGTAATTATTTACACTCAGGCAGTTATGTAATTGTACAAGGAAAGTTAGAACAGAGTGTATGGGAAACCGATGAAGGAGAGAAAAAATCAAGATTATTTGTCTATGCTAATCATATTGAATCACCTAAACAAGGGAACAGGGAACAGGGAACAGGGAACGGTGTTAAAGGAGGGAAAAAAGGTAAGTAA
- a CDS encoding four helix bundle protein, with the protein MTETKQGNREQATGNSVNDYKDLRVWKKGIDIAEQCYRLTQSFPKEEIYGLTSQIRRSAVSISSNIAEGYGRRTTAEYIRFLNIAQGSCNELETQLIIAQRIGYCTSESIQEINQELLSINRMLISLINKLKEKF; encoded by the coding sequence ATGACAGAAACTAAACAAGGGAACAGGGAACAGGCAACAGGGAACAGTGTAAATGATTATAAAGATCTTCGGGTATGGAAAAAAGGAATTGATATTGCTGAACAATGTTACAGATTAACTCAATCATTCCCTAAAGAAGAAATTTATGGTCTAACCAGTCAGATAAGAAGAAGTGCCGTAAGTATCAGTAGTAATATAGCTGAAGGTTATGGACGCAGAACTACAGCAGAGTATATCAGATTCTTAAACATAGCTCAGGGAAGCTGTAATGAACTGGAGACTCAATTAATTATTGCTCAAAGAATTGGTTACTGTACATCAGAATCTATCCAAGAGATTAACCAAGAATTATTAAGCATTAACAGAATGTTGATTAGTCTCATTAACAAACTTAAAGAGAAATTCTAA
- a CDS encoding siphovirus Gp157 family protein → MKLYELSDRLCELEETIENLEGIAIPADLHLEYLKILAEADQTRDDFNNKVDSILSLIQSRKKWLEIRKAEAERLQNLVKKDEKTIEWLQEYLKQHLEKIGVNKLRTNKFNLSIRKASTAPLKLLVEDAKTYPEQYQRVTVEVDKKALKEAVKNGDTEALKYAEFGEKSTYLMIK, encoded by the coding sequence ATGAAATTATATGAATTGAGCGATCGCCTTTGTGAATTAGAGGAAACCATAGAGAATTTAGAAGGTATAGCAATCCCTGCTGATTTACACCTAGAATACTTAAAAATTTTAGCCGAAGCAGACCAGACCAGAGATGATTTTAATAATAAAGTTGACTCTATTTTATCATTAATTCAATCTCGTAAAAAATGGTTAGAAATCAGAAAAGCAGAAGCTGAAAGACTGCAAAATCTAGTTAAAAAAGATGAGAAAACTATAGAATGGTTACAAGAATATCTTAAACAACATTTAGAAAAAATAGGAGTAAATAAACTAAGAACAAATAAGTTTAATCTCTCCATCAGAAAAGCATCGACCGCACCCTTAAAATTATTGGTAGAAGATGCTAAAACATATCCTGAACAATACCAAAGAGTAACGGTAGAAGTAGATAAAAAAGCACTTAAAGAAGCAGTAAAAAATGGAGATACCGAAGCTCTAAAATATGCTGAATTTGGCGAAAAATCTACTTATTTAATGATAAAATAG
- a CDS encoding ATP-binding protein, translating into MSVKAKESYRKEELKKVSNALLACESLLIVGENGSGKTFFCEQLADVFSASHYPYLIIPIETVRQITIKVCRKLNIDEETIEGKKKTIMMMQEDIIEHCKTNQTIFLVDDAHRQPPTIRIWLERLMNEANCPVLLLATTPPARDIFLKLPRIELNPLKDKYIRQIMQEKAEELGLSLKSADYAKLQASAGGNPMLAERVVKEKYLGIENTGLDHTQWIDGTPILMAFLMCLVIIRFIGLGLNNTSLYLLGGIITTAIGVSRILIYSLPKKGTRLGK; encoded by the coding sequence ATGTCCGTAAAAGCGAAAGAAAGCTATAGAAAGGAAGAATTAAAAAAAGTTAGCAATGCTCTACTAGCTTGTGAGTCACTATTAATTGTTGGGGAAAATGGGAGCGGTAAAACTTTCTTCTGTGAGCAATTGGCTGATGTCTTTTCTGCTTCTCATTATCCTTATTTAATAATCCCCATAGAGACAGTAAGACAGATAACGATAAAGGTATGTAGAAAACTAAACATAGATGAGGAAACGATAGAGGGTAAAAAGAAAACTATTATGATGATGCAGGAGGATATTATTGAACACTGCAAAACGAATCAGACTATTTTCCTTGTGGACGATGCTCACAGACAACCGCCAACTATCAGAATATGGCTAGAACGATTAATGAATGAAGCGAATTGTCCTGTCCTTCTCCTTGCTACCACACCACCAGCTAGAGATATATTCCTGAAATTACCGAGAATTGAACTAAATCCCCTTAAAGATAAATATATTAGACAAATAATGCAAGAAAAAGCTGAAGAACTAGGATTATCCCTCAAATCTGCTGACTATGCTAAACTACAAGCTAGTGCAGGAGGTAATCCTATGTTAGCAGAGAGGGTAGTAAAAGAGAAATACCTAGGCATCGAAAATACTGGTTTAGACCATACTCAGTGGATTGATGGTACACCTATATTAATGGCTTTCTTAATGTGTTTGGTAATCATTAGATTTATAGGATTAGGTCTTAATAATACCAGTCTTTATCTTCTTGGGGGCATTATCACTACTGCCATCGGTGTTAGTAGAATACTTATCTATAGTTTACCGAAGAAGGGTACTCGATTAGGTAAATAG